The Manihot esculenta cultivar AM560-2 chromosome 1, M.esculenta_v8, whole genome shotgun sequence genome has a window encoding:
- the LOC110625108 gene encoding uncharacterized protein LOC110625108 produces the protein MGTKVQCESYFSGFFSMRDLNEDSNSCSWPLYYGDRAFANGYYNGFLPRAVADIYPGYDKDVVKQTMLEHEAIFKTQLCELHRLYRIQRDLMDEFKRKEIYKNRMPDEISLSSIPLASQITSEDARKWHIPGFPLGNSVCAGPSTSGIEDMHSPLSSMKGSSAQASPLISQNGVTSKDVEILESRPTKVRRKMFDLQLPADEYIDTEEGEQVRDENACGVSSYLPNRNHKVLPGSITNVLVGTGGKNNCQGDELRSESCLKSKNNLADLNEPIHIEDANQSANGGLGFTSSHCDIQGHELAAKPKSEFIGFPKEILLNSHHGSNNWTASNLHLQNNGNGKLWFPHMLDSGNNKYNLKSVSQALQPEKLPASSQPIQVLLNKTTEPTNLFHTVESQVDQLRERTGRGSELSLRIKEVSNNNHPASVVASHIPSHHAIDPSSDTSNLWSWPVSSWEKLGSSLSQKSMSVQIHPYATLSSISQSSTQSHGAFGDWWNYNSGSASNLRVRSEMPDQNGSYHGSSSGSKELLVRLPSGNCDYLKCSGASNAEHGQFINHGSAKLYKSSNCMDSKPAKDVNLNVVLSNSSSTKMASQRGFQVIDLERNHEDHCVALPWLRTKPNIKAEANSAGVDLNTGGLSDLQSSLNQLSDKSEVGKVPNWTVVQNLKSATCSNVAEAGRIETSDSTSCRKILGVPIFEKPHLSKLESCTLTSPSVSLPQPSEEVENSKKTRVFDINLPCDPAILDCVQQAAAEVRIEKDTETQVANTRHEIDLNSCITEDESALMPSFVESNVRTISGIDLETPAVPETEEDIIPGEGCLEKAHEAPSQLSQQKTESPPDEFVRIAAEAIVSISLTSHCSNQDDVTCTRSETSMTDPLHWFVDVVSAFGEDLESKLAVLGAEEVGRDNEGSSLEDYFESMTLNLIETKEEDYMPKPLVPENLKLEETGKTLLLTRTRKGHARRGRQRRDFQRDILPGLASLSRHEVTEDLQTFGGLMKATGHLWHSGLTRRTTTRSGCGRGRRRAPVNSPPAVIPSPPCTPLIQQLNNVEVGLEDRSLAGWGKTPRRPRRQRCPSGNPSALALT, from the exons ATGGGAACAAAAGTACAGTGTGAAAGCTATTTCTCAGGATTTTTCTCAATGAGGGATCTTAATGAGGATTCTAACAGTTGCAGCTGGCCTCTATACTATGGAGATAGAGCATTCGCAAACGGGTACTACAACGGATTCCTGCCGAGGGCTGTCGCGGATATATACCCAGGATATGACAAGGACGTGGTAAAGCAGACAATGCTGGAGCATGAGGCCATATTTAAGACACAG CTGTGTGAACTTCACCGCCTCTATAGAATACAGAGGGACTTAATGGATGAAtttaaaaggaaagaaatatataaaaatcgaATGCCTGATGAAATATCATTGTCATCAATCCCTTTAGCATCTCAAATTACATCTGAAGATGCTCGGAAATGGCATATCCCTGGCTTCCCATTGGGAAACTCTGTTTGTGCTGGACCATCTACCTCGGGCATTGAAGACATGCATTCTCCACTGAGTTCTATGAAAGGAAGCAGTGCACAAGCTAGTCCCTTGATATCTCAAAATGGAGTTACTTCGAAAGATGTAGAGATACTGGAGTCCAGGCCAACAAAGGTGAGAAGAAAGATGTTTGATCTTCAACTTCCAGCTGATGAGTACATAGATACTGAAGAAGGAGAACAAGTGAGAGATGAAAATGCATGTGGTGTTTCTAGTTATCTGCCAAATAGGAATCATAAGGTTTTACCTGGGAGCATAACAAACGTGCTTGTTGGCACTGGTGGGAAGAATAATTGCCAAGGAGATGAGTTGCGATCTGAATCATGTttaaaaagcaaaaataacttGGCTGACTTGAATGAGCCTATTCACATTGAGGATGCAAATCAATCGGCAAATGGTGGTCTAGGCTTTACTTCCTCCCATTGTGACATTCAAGGGCATGAATTGGCTGCTAAACCAAAATCAGAGTTTATTGGTTTCCCCAAAGAAATTTTGCTGAACTCTCATCATGGGAGCAATAATTGGACTGCTAGTAATCTGCATCTACAGAATAATGGGAATGGAAAACTGTGGTTTCCCCATATGCTTGACTCAG GGAACAATAAATACAACCTGAAGTCTGTTTCTCAAGCTCTTCAGCCAGAAAAGTTGCCTGCATCTTCTCAGCCAATACAGGTTCTGTTAAACAAAACTACTGAACCTACAAATCTTTTTCATACTGTTGAAAGCCAGGTAGATCAGTTGAGGGAAAGAACGGGTCGAGGTTCAGAACTCTCTTTAAGAATTAAAGAGGTCTCTAACAACAACCATCCAGCTTCAGTTGTTGCTTCCCATATACCCAGTCACCATGCAATTGATCCATCTTCTGATACGAGCAACTTGTGGTCTTGGCCCGTTTCTTCTTGGGAAAAGCTAGGCAGCAGCTTAAGTCAGAAGTCAATGTCAGTTCAAATACATCCTTATGCAACATTGAGTAGTATTTCTCAGTCATCAACCCAAAGTCATGGTGCTTTTGGAGACTGGTGGAATTATAACAGCGGTTCTGCATCTAACCTGAGAGTCAGAAGTGAAATGCCTGACCAAAATGGAAGTTACCATGGGTCGTCATCAGGGTCCAAGGAGCTACTGGTCCGCCTTCCTTCAGGCAACTGTGATTATTTGAAATGTAGTGGTGCCAGTAATGCAGAACACGGACAGTTCATCAATCACGGTTCAGCAAAGCTCTACAAGAGCTCAAATTGCATGGATTCAAAGCCTGCAAAAGATGTGAACTTGAATGTAGTGCTTTCAAACAGCTCCTCAACCAAGATGGCTTCTCAGCGAGGCTTTCAAGTCATTGATTTAGAAAGAAATCATGAGGATCATTGCGTGGCTTTGCCTTGGCTACGAACTAAGCCTAATATTAAAGCTGAGGCTAATAGTGCAGGGGTGGATTTGAATACTGGGGGATTGAGTGACTTGCAATCTTCTCTGAATCAGTTGTCAGATAAGAGTGAAGTTGGAAAGGTTCCTAATTGGACAGTCGTTCAGAATTTAAAATCAGCTACTTGTTCCAATGTTGCTGAAGCAGGTAGGATTGAAACAAGCGACTCCACAAGCTGCAGAAAAATTCTCGGTGTTCCCATCTTTGAAAAGCCACATCTTTCAAAGCTTGAATCTTGTACTCTTACCTCACCTTCTGTTTCCCTTCCTCAGCCATCTGAAGAAGTAGAAAATAGCAAGAAAACTAGGGTATTCGATATTAACTTACCTTGTGATCCAGCCATTCTTGACTGTGTTCAACAGGCTGCAGCAGAAGTGCGTATAGAGAAAGACACCGAGACACAAGTTGCCAATACCAGACATGAGATTGACTTGAACTCATGTATAACTGAGGATGAATCAGCTTTGATGCCTTCTTTTGTGGAATCTAACGTGAGGACTATTTCAGGAATAGATTTGGAAACCCCTGCAGTTCCAGAGACTGAAGAAGATATCATTCCTGGAGAAGGATGTCTAGAAAAGGCTCATGAAGCACCTTCACAACTATCACAGCAGAAAACTGAAAGTCCTCCAGATGAATTTGTCAGAATAGCAGCAGAGGCAATAGTTTCCATCTCTTTAACGAGCCATTGCAGCAATCAAGATGATGTCACTTGCACTCGATCAGAAACTTCTATGACGGATCCTCTTCATTGGTTTGTGGATGTAGTTTCCGCTTTTGGAGAGGATCTAGAAAGCAAACTTGCTGTTTTGGGAGCTGAGGAGGTAGGTCGGGATAATGAGGGGTCATCTTTGGAAGATTACTTTGAGTCTATGACCTTGAATTTGATAGAGACCAAGGAAGAAGATTACATGCCCAAGCCATTGGTTCCCGAAAACCTGAAACTGGAAGAAACAGGAAAAACTTTATTGTTAACTAGAACTCGAAAAGGCCACGCAAGAAGAGGAAGACAACGGAGGGACTTTCAAAGGGACATTCTTCCAGGCCTTGCTTCGTTGTCAAGGCACGAGGTGACAGAAGATCTTCAGACATTCGGAGGGCTAATGAAAGCAACTGGACATCTATGGCATTCTGGGTTAACGAGAAGGACCACGACTAGAAGCGGGTGTGGAAGGGGGAGGCGGCGTGCACCGGTTAATTCCCCTCCTGCTGTAATACCAAGTCCACCTTGTACTCCCCTAATACAGCAGCTTAATAATGTTGAAGTGGGACTAGAGGATAGAAGCCTAGCAGGGTGGGGGAAGACCCCTAGACGTCCCCGCCGGCAAAGATGCCCTTCAGGTAATCCTTCTGCTCTTGCTTTGACATAA